CAGCAACGTCCGCGATGGCATAAAAGACGCGGTAGCCGCCCTCGCGTTCTTCGATGTAGACCGCCTGATCCAAGTCCATGGAGCCGGCGGGATCCAGGGTCACGAAGGGAATATCGCGGGCGTCGCGGCGCGAGTCGGCGTAGCGGTCCTGCGCGCGGGCGGCCTGGGCGGTGACCTCGGCCGGAAAATCGGTGGCTACCGAAAATTCTGCGGCAATGGCGCGGAAATCGAGCGGGGCGGCGTAAAGCTTCATGCCCACCACCATAAACGTAGTAGGGCGAATGAGTCGGCCTATAAGCCGGATTCTGTCTAACCGCGGCACTCCCTGAGAAGTACCGCGCGGTGAACATCCATCTAGACCAACCGTTGCCAGTTGGTTCCAGCAGCTACCTTCAGGCTCGAGCGAGCAGCCTTAAAACGCCTGATCGGGCCCCGCAACGTGGCGGGGCCGTGATGCCTTGCTCCCAGTGGGGTTTACCCAGCCACCGCCATCACTGACGGTGCTGGTGCGCTCTTAACGCACCGTTTCACCCTTACCTTGTGGCTCCAACGTGGCCGAAACCAAATGGAGGTACAAGGCGGTCTACTTTCTGTTGCACTTGCCCGCGGGTTTCCCCGGGTTGCCGTTAGCAACCACCGTGCTCTGTGGAGTCCGGACTTTCCTCGGCGCCCACGCGGCAGCACGAGGCTGCCCGTATGAAGCGACGCGATCACCCGGCCGGCTCATTCGCGTTCCTTATTCTAGCGCAGGCCCGCCAGGTGGCCCACATCGTTAAATCCGTGCACCATAGAGCCGCCTTCCCAGAATTCCACCCGCGAAATGGCAGCCAGGTCTAAGAAGAGATGCCCAAAGGTGGCAGGGCCGGCATCGAGGGCCTGGCGGATGAAGGACTTAATCGGGTTGACGTGGCTGACCACCAGCACGGTCTTTCCTGCGAAGCGCTCTTGGAGCTCCTTGCGGGTGGTGCGCACGCGGCGGTTGACCGCCTGCAGCGATTCGCCGCCCGGACAGGCGACGCTCGCATCGTGCAGCCATTCCTCGTGGAGTTCCGGATCGCGCTGGTGGGCCTCGGCCGCGGTTTTTCCTTCCCACGCACCGAAGTCCACCTCGATGAGGCCGTCGACCGTCTCTACCTCGATATCACGGCCATTGGCCACGGCCGCCGCGGTCTCTTGGCAGCGGCGCAGGGGCGAGCAGACGATGGCATCAAAGTCGGCGTCGGCAAGCGCCTGCGCGGCGGCGAGCGCCTGCTTTTGGCCCAGCTCCGTAAGGCCCGGATTGGCGCGGCCGGAGTACTGCTTGGCGGCCGACATCTCCGTCTGCCCGTGGCGAAGCAAGATAAAGCGGGTGGTAGGTCCACGGTCCCCCAGCCAATCGGTGGGGTGCGGCGCGGTGGTGTCCTGCTCACCGGCCGGTGCTGGCTCGGCGTCTTCTTCACCGGCCACGATGCCTTCCGGGTGCCCGGCGGCCGCGGCATCCATGGCGTCATTGGACAGGGCGTCTGCCACCTTGTTTTTGGCGCGCGGCACCCAGTCCAGGCTGAAAGTAGAAAAACCGTTGATATACTCGCGGGCGCGCAGGGCCAGCTTTTGCATATCGGGGTGCTTGATCTTCCAGCGGCCGTTGATTTGTTCCACCACCAGCTTGGAATCCATGTGGAATTCCACCTCGGTAGCGCCCATCTCGGCGGCGGCTTCAAGGCCGCGCAGCAGGCCGTTGTACTCAGCGACGTTATTGGTGGACTTGGTACCTACCACGTAGACAATTTCGCGCAGGATGCGCTGGCCGCTGGCGTCATAGATAACGGTGCCGGAACCGGCTACTCCGGGGTTGCCGCGGGAGCCGCCATCGGCGTAGATGATGACCTTCATTAGACCAGGCGCACCAGGTAGGAGCCGCAATCGCCGCACTGCGGCAGCTCATCGGCCGGGGCATTGCGCACAGCGTTTTGCTCGGCCGGCGGCAGGACGATAAAGCAGCCGCCACAGGCGCGGTTGGCCTTGAACTGGGCGGCGCCTACGCCATTTTCCTCGCGCTGGGTATCGTACTCGCTGAGCACTCCGGCGGGCAGTTGATCGCGCAGCTCGCCGATGCGCACGGCCGGATCTTCTTGATTGGCGGCCGCTTCCTTAGCCGCCTCAGCCGCACGACGCAGCTTTTCCAGCTTGCGCTCGGAATCAGAAACGCGCGCGCCGTGCACGTCCAGATTGGAACGCAGCGCATGGACCTCGTTATGAGCTTCTTGCAGCTCGCTCATGAGGTCTGCAATACGGGACTTAGCCGCGTAGAGATCGTGCTCCAGATCCTTGCGGGTTTCAGGGTCCACTGCGGCGCCGAGCTGGCGCTTATCATCGCGCTCGCGCTGGCGCAGCTTGCGCTCATCGGCC
This genomic stretch from Corynebacterium tuberculostearicum harbors:
- a CDS encoding bifunctional RNase H/acid phosphatase; this translates as MKVIIYADGGSRGNPGVAGSGTVIYDASGQRILREIVYVVGTKSTNNVAEYNGLLRGLEAAAEMGATEVEFHMDSKLVVEQINGRWKIKHPDMQKLALRAREYINGFSTFSLDWVPRAKNKVADALSNDAMDAAAAGHPEGIVAGEEDAEPAPAGEQDTTAPHPTDWLGDRGPTTRFILLRHGQTEMSAAKQYSGRANPGLTELGQKQALAAAQALADADFDAIVCSPLRRCQETAAAVANGRDIEVETVDGLIEVDFGAWEGKTAAEAHQRDPELHEEWLHDASVACPGGESLQAVNRRVRTTRKELQERFAGKTVLVVSHVNPIKSFIRQALDAGPATFGHLFLDLAAISRVEFWEGGSMVHGFNDVGHLAGLR
- a CDS encoding zinc ribbon domain-containing protein codes for the protein MKLSQELQPVLLELANLERSQGHGAEKEIPEQAEYDKAKEEHKRLLDASGSAQMAVDDMETEILRIQADERKLRQRERDDKRQLGAAVDPETRKDLEHDLYAAKSRIADLMSELQEAHNEVHALRSNLDVHGARVSDSERKLEKLRRAAEAAKEAAANQEDPAVRIGELRDQLPAGVLSEYDTQREENGVGAAQFKANRACGGCFIVLPPAEQNAVRNAPADELPQCGDCGSYLVRLV